Proteins encoded together in one Porites lutea chromosome 2, jaPorLute2.1, whole genome shotgun sequence window:
- the LOC140925887 gene encoding uncharacterized protein has protein sequence MSTEPEPTMNSNPGPGPHWPSAFETWGKAWDLHIYLFAVLYLLTAGTSASALVYDVTANHGIKGLKVTLYLTLLFIGCSRAFILFFDPYSSRGILGLLTTYITWSLGLPCVLAALGLLLLVFADATKMSLAPPRFQKLSTAMGAMVFNILIVITTDLIFLLTSKGFILLILCYVYFLLLGLILTAGFLRIGCQISNNSAAQIYGDGGLSRLRILTFISATLSMLFLGVQTYSVIQFDVLSEIPRAWPWYAVQTLLRALEVSMCFAMMAIVFNNRFSSFLFCCKTFLPKRFNNTVSPLPPGFAKA, from the coding sequence ATGTCGACTGAGCCTGAACCAACTATGAACTCAAATCCAGGGCCTGGACCCCACTGGCCGAGCGCATTTGAAACCTGGGGAAAAGCCTGGGACCTACACATTTACTTGTTTGCAGTGCTGTACTTGTTGACTGCTGGGACGTCTGCCAGTGCGCTCGTTTATGATGTCACTGCCAACCACGGTATAAAAGGACTGAAAGTGACTCTGTATCTCACATTGCTATTTATTGGTTGTTCAAgggcttttattttatttttcgatCCATATAGCTCGCGTGGAATCCTGGGCCTGCTCACTACTTACATCACGTGGTCTTTAGGCCTTCCATGCGTCCTTGCGGCTCTCGGTCTTCTGCTTCTCGTGTTCGCAGACGCGACAAAGATGAGTCTTGCGCCTCCGCGCTTTCAGAAATTATCCACCGCAATGGGTGCGATGGTTTTCAACATTCTCATCGTTATCACAACAGATCTTATTTTCCTTCTCACCAGCAAAGGCTTCATTTTGCTAATACTTTGTTACGTTTATTTTCTACTTCTTGGCCTGATACTTACCGCCGGATTCCTTAGAATTGGATGTCAGATTTCCAACAACTCGGCGGCACAAATTTACGGCGATGGAGGCCTTTCACGGCTTCGTATCCTCACTTTCATCTCTGCTACTCTCAGCATGCTCTTTCTTGGTGTCCAGACCTACTCGGTTATCCAATTTGACGTCCTATCGGAAATCCCCCGCGCATGGCCCTGGTACGCTGTACAGACCCTACTGCGGGCGCTTGAAGTGAGCATGTGTTTTGCGATGATGGCTATTGTGTTTAATAACagattcagttcatttttattttgttgtaaaacATTTCTCCCAAAACGATTTAACAACACTGTTTCACCTTTGCCACCAGGTTTTGCAAAGGCGTAA
- the LOC140925888 gene encoding uncharacterized protein, translated as MGTNCEDDIDECDENIHQCNKNAACNNTKGSYSCTCNTGFHGDGYNCTDKCQEIRCGTNATCTNTKGSLRCTCTTGFYGDGYNCTECYTIFDFEDHDLSNWTLTGFAFNNQPTYGDIPSAQRGGHFSNHKGDWWIGTFENRPSPSLPFRYQLDSPQGSMTSPGFSITGKFLRFLIGGGCNLSFQDLRAELIIEGQVVLVQTAKRCAEDMTEKSWDVTSYVGKHAQLRLIDYSSAAWGHLNFDHFQACHKLI; from the exons ATGGGTACGAACTGTGAAGATG ATATTGACGAATGCGATGAAAATATTCACCAGTGTAACAAGAACGCAGCTTGCAATAACACAAAGGGATCTTACAGTTGCACCTGCAATACTGGTTTCCATGGAGACGGATACAACTGCACAG ACAAATGTCAAGAAATAAGATGTGGAACGAACGCAACTTGTACTAACACAAAAGGATCTCTCAGATGTACCTGCACCACTGGTTTCTATGGCGACGGATACAACTGCACAG AGTGTTACACTATATTTGACTTCGAAGATCATGATCTATCAAACTGGACTTTGACTGGTTTTGCATTCAATAATCAGCCAACATACGGGGATATCCCATCAGCGCAGCGGGGAGGGCATTTTAGCAACCACAAAGGAGATTGGTGGATTGGTACCTTCGAGAATCGGCCCAGTCCCTCTCTTCCGTTTCGATATCAATTAGATAGTCCTCAAggttcaatgacgtcacccgGTTTTTCGATCACTGGAAAGTTCCTCAGGTTCCTGATTGGAGGAGGCTGTAACCTTAGTTTTCAAGACCTTCGTGCGGAGCTGATAATTGAAGGGCAAGTTGTTCTTGTTCAGACAGCTAAGAGGTGTGCTGAAGACATGACAGAGAAAAGCTGGGATGTAACGAGTTACGTTGGTAAACACGCTCAGTTGCGGTTGATTGATTATTCCTCAGCAGCCTGGGGTCACCTTAATTTTGATCACTTTCAAGCTTGCCATAAactgatttaa